The Paeniglutamicibacter sulfureus genome includes a region encoding these proteins:
- a CDS encoding M24 family metallopeptidase, with protein MTTTAHSATNVSDLERLKTLHNGTKQQLTFSDAEFERRLAGLRRIMAAKELDAVILTSYHGIKYYSDFLYTTFGRNYALVVTADSSTTITANIDAGMPWRTSYGDNIVYTDWKRDNFYFGLQEALKRNGVKASRIGVEDDALPLMTRQAIAATFDGATLVDVSQDAMRQRMIKSAEEIEVIKHGARIGDIGGEAIKAAIREGITEYEVALIGTEAMVHEIAKTFPHREVRDTWVWFQSGINTDGAHNWATTRKLERGDILSLNCFPMTSGYYTALERTLFLGEPDERSLQVWNANVEVHKRGLELIKPGAVCKDIAAELNEIFISHNLLPNRTFGYGHSFGVLSHYYGREAGLELREDIDTVLEPGMVVSMEPMVTILDGEPGAGGYREHDILVIGEDGGVENITKFGFGPDNNIIGA; from the coding sequence TTGACCACCACCGCTCACAGCGCCACCAACGTTTCAGACCTCGAGCGCCTCAAGACGCTGCACAACGGCACCAAGCAGCAGCTGACCTTCTCGGACGCAGAGTTCGAGCGTCGCCTGGCCGGCCTGCGCCGGATCATGGCCGCCAAGGAGCTCGACGCTGTCATCCTGACCAGCTACCACGGCATCAAGTACTACTCTGATTTCCTGTACACAACCTTCGGCCGCAATTACGCGCTGGTTGTCACCGCCGACAGCTCGACCACCATCACCGCGAACATCGATGCCGGCATGCCATGGCGCACCAGCTACGGCGACAACATCGTCTACACAGACTGGAAGCGCGACAACTTCTACTTCGGTCTGCAGGAAGCCCTGAAGCGCAACGGCGTCAAGGCCTCGCGCATCGGCGTCGAAGACGACGCCCTTCCGTTGATGACCCGCCAGGCCATCGCGGCCACCTTCGACGGAGCCACCCTGGTCGATGTCTCGCAGGATGCCATGCGCCAGCGCATGATCAAGTCCGCCGAGGAAATAGAGGTCATCAAGCACGGTGCACGCATCGGCGACATCGGCGGCGAAGCCATCAAGGCCGCGATCCGCGAGGGCATCACCGAGTACGAGGTTGCACTGATCGGCACCGAGGCGATGGTGCACGAGATCGCCAAGACCTTCCCGCACCGCGAAGTGCGCGACACCTGGGTATGGTTCCAGTCCGGCATCAACACCGACGGCGCCCACAACTGGGCCACTACCCGCAAGCTGGAGCGTGGGGACATCCTCTCGCTGAACTGCTTCCCGATGACCAGCGGCTACTACACCGCCTTGGAGCGCACCCTGTTCCTCGGCGAGCCGGACGAGCGCTCGCTGCAGGTATGGAATGCCAACGTCGAGGTGCACAAGCGCGGCCTGGAGCTGATCAAGCCCGGAGCGGTCTGCAAGGACATCGCCGCGGAGCTGAACGAGATCTTCATTTCGCACAACCTGCTGCCGAACCGCACCTTCGGCTACGGCCACTCCTTCGGAGTGCTCTCGCACTACTACGGCCGCGAAGCCGGCCTGGAACTGCGCGAGGACATCGACACCGTCCTTGAGCCGGGCATGGTTGTCTCCATGGAACCGATGGTCACCATCCTGGACGGCGAGCCGGGTGCCGGCGGCTACCGCGAGCACGACATCCTGGTCATCGGCGAGGACGGCGGCGTGGAGAACATCACCAAGTTCGGCTTCGGTCCGGACAACAACATCATCGGCGCCTAG
- a CDS encoding cupin domain-containing protein → MFEPRGAYTFDYALHEGSGTRMQFHFADEMRMPVAIQTWELEPGGHEGMHAHHRDDMTLEEFYLVLEGTASMRVGQEQHELKAGDSILAPAGVEHDLRNTGDGTLRVLVVWGEEGHKDFSAFGSLAAAREARARND, encoded by the coding sequence ATGTTTGAACCACGAGGCGCGTACACCTTTGACTACGCCCTGCACGAGGGCTCGGGCACCCGAATGCAGTTCCATTTCGCCGACGAGATGCGCATGCCCGTCGCCATCCAGACCTGGGAACTCGAACCCGGCGGACACGAGGGCATGCATGCCCACCACCGGGACGACATGACCCTCGAGGAGTTTTACCTGGTGCTCGAGGGCACCGCGTCCATGCGCGTGGGCCAGGAGCAGCACGAGCTGAAGGCGGGAGACAGCATCCTGGCCCCGGCCGGGGTGGAGCACGATCTGCGCAACACCGGGGACGGCACGCTGCGCGTCCTGGTGGTCTGGGGCGAGGAAGGGCACAAGGACTTCTCCGCCTTCGGGTCCCTCGCCGCGGCGCGGGAAGCCCGGGCCAGGAATGACTGA
- a CDS encoding nucleoside deaminase: MTLDDHDRAGYAIALEQASLGAGEGGVPIGSSILENGVLLGAGRNRRVQNGDPTAHGEIDALRNAGRRASYAGTTLYSTLAPCAMCSGSIILFGIRRVVVGEEKNFPGELELLRSRGVEVVVIDDPKATALMEDFVAEHPGLWNEDIGVDEAPPAPAR; the protein is encoded by the coding sequence ATGACACTGGATGACCACGACCGCGCCGGATACGCCATCGCCCTTGAACAGGCCAGCCTGGGTGCCGGAGAGGGAGGGGTGCCCATTGGCTCGAGCATCCTGGAGAACGGGGTGCTGCTGGGTGCGGGCCGCAACCGCCGCGTGCAAAACGGGGATCCGACGGCGCACGGGGAAATCGACGCACTGCGCAATGCCGGACGCCGTGCCTCCTACGCCGGGACCACCCTGTACTCCACGCTGGCGCCCTGCGCCATGTGCTCCGGATCGATCATCCTCTTCGGCATCCGGCGCGTGGTGGTCGGCGAGGAGAAGAACTTCCCCGGGGAACTCGAGCTGCTGCGGTCCCGCGGCGTGGAGGTCGTGGTCATCGACGACCCGAAGGCCACAGCACTGATGGAGGACTTCGTCGCCGAACACCCGGGCCTCTGGAATGAGGACATCGGCGTCGACGAGGCCCCGCCGGCCCCGGCGCGGTAG
- a CDS encoding sarcosine oxidase subunit beta family protein translates to MADILPEHPEFLWRNPEPKSSYDAVIVGGGGHGLATAYYLAKNHGMTNIAVLERGWLAGGNMARNTTIIRSNYLWDESAGIYEKSLKLWEQLPEELEYDFLFSQRGVMNLAHTLGDVRESMRRVGANQLNGVDAEWITPEQVKELCPIINIGDDIRYPVMGATYQPRAGIAKHDHVAWAFARKCDEMGVDIIQNCEVTGFIKDGNRVTGVKTSRGTINAGKVALCGAGHSSVLAEQAGFELPIQSHPLQALVSELHEPVHPTVVMSNHVHVYVSQAHKGELVMGAGIDSYNGYGQRGAFHVIEEQMAAAVELFPIFGRAHVLRTWGGIVDTTMDASPIVSKTPIDQLYVNCGWGTGGFKGTPGAGYTFAHTIANDEAHELNAGFSIERFETGHLIDEHGAAAVAH, encoded by the coding sequence ATGGCCGATATCCTCCCCGAGCACCCAGAATTCCTCTGGCGCAATCCGGAACCCAAGTCCTCCTACGACGCCGTCATCGTCGGCGGCGGCGGGCACGGCCTGGCCACCGCCTACTACCTGGCCAAGAACCACGGCATGACAAACATCGCCGTCCTGGAACGCGGCTGGCTGGCCGGCGGCAACATGGCCCGCAACACCACCATCATTCGCTCCAACTACCTCTGGGACGAATCCGCCGGCATCTACGAGAAGTCCCTCAAGCTCTGGGAGCAGCTGCCCGAGGAACTCGAATACGACTTCCTCTTCTCCCAGCGCGGGGTCATGAACCTCGCCCACACCCTGGGCGACGTGCGCGAGTCCATGCGCCGGGTCGGGGCCAATCAGCTCAACGGCGTGGACGCCGAATGGATCACCCCCGAGCAGGTCAAGGAACTGTGCCCGATCATCAACATCGGGGACGACATCCGCTACCCGGTCATGGGCGCGACCTACCAGCCGCGTGCGGGCATCGCCAAGCACGACCACGTCGCCTGGGCCTTCGCCCGCAAGTGCGACGAAATGGGCGTGGACATCATCCAGAACTGCGAAGTCACCGGCTTCATCAAGGACGGCAACCGGGTCACCGGCGTCAAGACCTCCCGCGGCACCATCAACGCCGGCAAGGTCGCCCTCTGCGGCGCCGGGCACTCCTCGGTGTTGGCCGAACAGGCCGGCTTCGAACTGCCCATCCAGTCCCACCCGTTGCAGGCGCTGGTCTCCGAACTGCACGAACCGGTCCACCCGACGGTCGTCATGTCCAACCACGTGCACGTCTACGTCTCCCAGGCCCACAAGGGCGAACTGGTCATGGGCGCGGGCATCGACTCCTACAACGGCTACGGCCAGCGCGGCGCCTTCCACGTGATCGAGGAGCAGATGGCAGCCGCCGTCGAGCTCTTCCCGATCTTCGGACGGGCCCACGTGCTGCGCACCTGGGGCGGCATCGTGGACACCACCATGGACGCCTCCCCGATCGTCTCCAAGACCCCGATCGACCAGCTCTACGTGAACTGCGGCTGGGGCACCGGAGGATTCAAGGGCACCCCGGGCGCCGGCTATACCTTCGCCCACACCATCGCCAACGACGAGGCGCACGAGCTCAACGCGGGCTTCTCCATCGAGCGCTTCGAGACCGGCCACCTCATCGACGAACACGGCGCCGCAGCCGTGGCCCACTAG
- a CDS encoding helix-turn-helix domain-containing protein: MRTRTRAKKIDHYIQEILSDLLVHDSMRSGDLVATVETWLSSGCNSTAAAALFTERQTLHKRPNKIIDLLSGDPRGTSRLAAHHLTTRLALASLDTRN, from the coding sequence GTGCGAACGCGAACTCGGGCCAAAAAAATCGACCACTACATCCAGGAAATCCTTTCGGACCTGCTGGTCCACGACAGCATGCGATCCGGCGATTTGGTCGCCACCGTGGAGACTTGGCTGTCGAGCGGCTGCAATTCCACCGCCGCCGCTGCGCTGTTCACGGAACGTCAGACTCTCCACAAACGCCCGAACAAGATCATCGACCTGCTAAGCGGCGATCCGCGCGGAACCTCGCGCCTTGCGGCGCACCACTTGACGACCCGGCTGGCCCTCGCGAGCCTGGACACGCGCAATTGA
- a CDS encoding BCCT family transporter encodes MSLDKTNPHPAASAEGDNDPKSATLVELPRFMGRHIPPLDRLLIRVIPPVLIVGVIIWVLANPVGAAAAISEMRTFVTGKFTWLFILYSVFTVVVCIWLAVSKVGKVRLGGPNAKPQHSKFAWYSMLFACGQGIGLIFWSVAEPIMLRDENPVIPAGPSGGAEGAIVWTYFHWGLTAWAMYCVVAVCLAYSHHNLGKTLTFREATVDILPRWSRRGAGVIVELLAIIATVLGLATSFGFAAMQFSSGITSFTGIAASPVMWFMVILIFAGITSVSAIVGINKGMARISSVNSILSIVLVVAVLIFGPTLFIISNMSQTFGSFMANFVDMSLWTDSGLAATTLTSWQDSWNGWWTVFIWCWVIAFSPFVAGFIARISRGRTIREFVLGVTVIPTLIVMVWVAVIGSAAIYYDDKSDRAISAAVAADTSAGLFAMLDAVPVVGTILLVVATILVATYYVTSLDSGIYALSEFVSAPHKSGPVFRVVLVLSVGTVTTVLLTLGGTAVVDTVQTGTIIGAFPFSFVILLMIVNLIRRLLKRDKAIRQLEKFINDPDPTRVFVPDPREEGAIRRVASEVDEGTGLSEKK; translated from the coding sequence ATGTCACTGGACAAGACGAACCCGCATCCGGCTGCGAGTGCCGAAGGCGATAACGATCCCAAGTCCGCCACGCTGGTGGAGCTTCCCCGCTTCATGGGGCGGCACATCCCGCCCCTTGACAGGTTGCTGATCCGAGTCATTCCGCCAGTGCTCATCGTCGGGGTGATCATCTGGGTGCTGGCCAACCCCGTGGGCGCCGCGGCGGCGATCTCCGAAATGCGAACCTTCGTGACCGGCAAGTTCACCTGGCTGTTCATCCTGTATTCGGTCTTTACCGTGGTGGTGTGCATCTGGCTCGCCGTGAGCAAGGTGGGCAAGGTTCGACTGGGTGGACCCAATGCAAAGCCGCAGCATAGCAAGTTCGCGTGGTACTCGATGCTTTTCGCCTGTGGGCAAGGCATCGGGCTGATCTTCTGGTCGGTCGCCGAACCCATCATGCTGCGTGACGAGAACCCGGTCATCCCGGCCGGGCCCAGCGGCGGTGCCGAGGGCGCCATTGTGTGGACCTACTTCCACTGGGGCCTGACTGCCTGGGCCATGTATTGCGTGGTGGCGGTCTGTCTGGCCTACTCGCACCACAACCTGGGCAAGACACTGACCTTCCGAGAGGCAACCGTCGATATCCTTCCGCGATGGTCGCGCCGTGGGGCCGGCGTCATTGTTGAACTGCTGGCCATCATAGCCACTGTGCTCGGTCTCGCCACGTCCTTCGGGTTCGCAGCCATGCAGTTCAGCTCTGGCATCACTTCCTTCACTGGCATTGCAGCCAGTCCGGTGATGTGGTTCATGGTCATCCTGATTTTCGCCGGTATCACCTCGGTCTCGGCCATCGTGGGCATCAACAAGGGCATGGCCCGGATCAGTAGTGTGAACTCGATCCTCAGCATCGTGCTGGTGGTAGCCGTGCTGATCTTCGGCCCGACGCTGTTTATCATCTCCAATATGTCCCAAACTTTCGGCAGTTTCATGGCGAACTTCGTGGACATGAGCTTGTGGACGGACTCCGGTTTGGCGGCAACCACTCTCACGAGCTGGCAGGACAGTTGGAATGGCTGGTGGACGGTATTCATCTGGTGCTGGGTCATTGCCTTCTCACCCTTCGTTGCAGGCTTCATTGCCCGGATCTCCCGCGGGCGCACCATCCGTGAGTTTGTCCTGGGCGTGACCGTCATCCCGACCCTGATCGTCATGGTCTGGGTGGCAGTGATCGGTTCGGCCGCCATCTACTACGACGACAAGTCCGACCGCGCCATCAGTGCGGCAGTGGCGGCCGATACCTCTGCCGGCCTGTTCGCGATGCTCGACGCCGTTCCAGTGGTCGGCACCATCCTGCTGGTGGTTGCCACGATCCTGGTCGCCACCTACTACGTCACCTCGCTGGACTCTGGCATCTACGCGCTGAGCGAGTTTGTCTCGGCACCGCACAAGTCCGGACCCGTGTTCCGGGTGGTGCTGGTGCTGTCCGTGGGTACGGTCACCACGGTGTTGTTGACGTTGGGCGGAACTGCGGTGGTTGACACCGTTCAAACCGGTACCATCATCGGGGCATTCCCGTTCTCGTTTGTGATCCTTTTGATGATCGTGAACCTGATCCGAAGGCTGCTCAAGCGTGACAAGGCAATTAGGCAGCTGGAAAAGTTCATCAACGACCCCGACCCTACACGGGTGTTCGTTCCCGATCCGAGGGAGGAGGGCGCGATCCGCAGGGTCGCCTCCGAGGTCGACGAGGGAACTGGACTGTCAGAGAAGAAGTGA
- a CDS encoding IclR family transcriptional regulator has protein sequence MVAQAAETTTAEPRGASVIVNVIDVLRCFTVEHPVLGVTEIAAQVGLHKSSISRILATLEQERIVARDEATRKYSLGLGLIAVAGPLLANLDVRRVSYPFLAELARDTGETAVLTIWDGIESVSVEQIPSLHQVKHTSAMGSRYNTALSASVQVFLAHEEPDRAADLLESGSVVLPANTASTRAAYLKRLEEVRVRGYAANYGETSGEEVGVAAPIFDHRGTVVACALVAAPYYRVSKEQLGKLGAACVHAARQISTRLGASPA, from the coding sequence ATGGTTGCCCAAGCGGCCGAAACCACCACCGCGGAACCGCGCGGCGCCTCGGTCATTGTCAACGTCATCGACGTGCTGCGCTGTTTCACCGTGGAGCACCCGGTGCTCGGCGTCACCGAAATCGCCGCGCAGGTGGGCCTGCACAAATCAAGCATCTCGCGGATCCTGGCCACGCTCGAACAGGAACGCATCGTGGCCCGCGACGAGGCCACCCGGAAGTACTCGCTGGGACTGGGGCTGATCGCCGTTGCCGGTCCGCTGCTGGCAAACCTCGACGTGCGCCGGGTGTCCTACCCCTTCCTGGCGGAACTGGCCCGGGACACCGGGGAAACCGCGGTGCTGACCATCTGGGACGGCATCGAATCCGTCTCGGTCGAGCAGATCCCCAGCCTCCACCAGGTCAAGCACACCTCGGCCATGGGCAGCCGCTACAACACCGCGCTGAGTGCCTCGGTCCAGGTCTTTCTGGCCCATGAGGAACCGGACCGCGCCGCGGACCTCCTGGAATCCGGTTCCGTGGTTCTGCCCGCGAACACCGCCAGCACCCGCGCTGCCTACCTCAAGCGCCTGGAAGAGGTGCGGGTCCGGGGCTACGCGGCCAACTACGGGGAGACCTCCGGCGAGGAGGTCGGCGTGGCCGCGCCCATCTTCGACCACCGCGGCACGGTCGTGGCTTGTGCCTTGGTCGCCGCCCCTTATTACCGCGTCTCGAAGGAACAACTGGGCAAACTCGGGGCCGCCTGCGTGCATGCGGCCCGGCAAATCAGCACGCGCCTGGGTGCATCGCCGGCCTAG
- a CDS encoding MFS transporter produces MMHRTNSANGHGAHSVSATSAHANNLDIDRGQGPAGVDKKTRTKVVAASFIGNFVEWFDYAVYGYLAVTITAVFFPESDPATGLMLTFALFAISFLVRPLGGFVWGHLGDKIGRREALSWSILIMSAATFCIALIPSYDTIGIWAPILLLIIRVVQGFSASGEYAGASAFLVEYAPANRRGLYAAVVPASTATGLLLGSLLAALLTGLLEPEQMQSWGWRLPFLLAAPMGLIGRYIRTRLEDSPVFKELAKEDNADNAPVSSLFKNHWRQLVQAVGAVLLNAVGFYLILSYMPTHLSQNIGLSETASYVATTVALTTYIGFIFVVGILSDRFGRKKVLMSASILFVLLTVPAFMLLETGNFLIVVLVQILLGAMLSLNDGTLPSYLAEMFPTRVRYSGFAVSFNLSNALFGGTAPFVATVLIASSGTDLAPGWYLMGAAIISLVAVSFSVETSKKPLA; encoded by the coding sequence ATGATGCACCGCACCAACTCCGCGAACGGCCACGGCGCCCACTCGGTTTCTGCAACGAGCGCACACGCCAATAACCTGGACATCGATCGCGGCCAGGGACCCGCAGGAGTCGACAAGAAGACGCGCACCAAGGTCGTGGCTGCCAGCTTTATCGGCAACTTCGTGGAGTGGTTCGATTACGCCGTATACGGCTACTTGGCTGTGACCATTACGGCGGTCTTCTTTCCCGAGTCGGACCCTGCGACAGGCTTGATGCTCACGTTCGCACTCTTCGCGATCTCATTCCTGGTTCGCCCGCTGGGCGGATTCGTCTGGGGGCACCTGGGCGACAAGATCGGCAGACGTGAGGCACTCTCCTGGTCCATCCTGATCATGTCCGCGGCAACCTTCTGCATTGCATTGATCCCCTCCTACGACACCATCGGCATCTGGGCCCCGATCCTGTTGCTGATCATCCGCGTCGTACAGGGGTTCTCCGCCTCAGGCGAATACGCGGGGGCTTCGGCATTCCTGGTGGAATATGCTCCGGCCAACCGTCGCGGCCTCTACGCCGCCGTCGTTCCGGCCAGCACCGCCACCGGCCTGCTGCTCGGCTCGCTGCTGGCGGCGTTGCTCACGGGCCTGCTAGAACCCGAGCAAATGCAGTCCTGGGGCTGGCGTCTGCCATTCCTGCTGGCTGCACCAATGGGTCTGATTGGTCGATATATCCGGACCCGGCTCGAGGATTCACCGGTATTCAAGGAACTGGCCAAGGAAGACAACGCGGACAATGCCCCGGTTAGCTCGCTGTTCAAGAACCACTGGCGTCAGCTCGTACAGGCCGTCGGTGCGGTGCTGCTCAATGCCGTGGGTTTCTACCTGATCCTCAGCTACATGCCCACACACCTTTCGCAAAACATCGGGCTCAGTGAAACCGCATCCTATGTAGCCACCACCGTGGCGCTGACCACGTACATCGGCTTCATTTTCGTGGTGGGCATCCTCTCGGACAGATTCGGGCGCAAGAAGGTGTTGATGAGTGCGTCGATCCTCTTTGTGCTGTTGACGGTGCCGGCGTTCATGCTGTTGGAAACGGGCAACTTCCTCATCGTGGTTCTTGTGCAGATCTTGCTCGGCGCAATGCTTAGCCTCAACGACGGAACGCTGCCCAGCTACCTTGCCGAGATGTTCCCCACCCGCGTCCGTTACTCCGGATTCGCGGTGAGCTTCAACCTGTCCAATGCGCTCTTCGGGGGCACCGCACCTTTCGTGGCAACCGTGCTGATTGCCAGCTCTGGCACCGATCTGGCCCCCGGTTGGTACCTCATGGGAGCGGCAATCATCTCTCTGGTGGCCGTGTCCTTCTCGGTTGAAACCAGTAAGAAGCCGCTGGCCTAG
- a CDS encoding GntR family transcriptional regulator, whose protein sequence is MSTISASPEVLGEPLSLAEQSYRDLRDRLIMLDIRPGEPINDGQLALELGVGRTPVREALKRLEIDHLVVSYPRRGTFATIVDITELADVSEMRRSLEPLAARKAALGASESDRGALRALARDIERLGEKRVDKRGLMQYDLSVHRLIYRAAGNPHLEETLIRLDNLATRIWCLVLDKVPSVAGHIEEHVDLLEAIVAGEADKAEAMALAHITSFEQTIRAVL, encoded by the coding sequence ATGAGTACTATCTCCGCAAGCCCGGAGGTGCTGGGCGAGCCCCTTTCCCTGGCCGAGCAGTCGTACCGCGATCTCCGGGACCGCCTGATCATGCTCGACATCCGTCCCGGGGAACCGATCAACGACGGCCAACTGGCCCTTGAGCTGGGTGTGGGACGAACCCCCGTGCGCGAGGCGCTCAAGCGGCTGGAGATTGACCACCTGGTCGTCTCCTATCCGCGCCGCGGCACCTTTGCCACGATCGTTGACATCACGGAATTGGCTGACGTCTCCGAAATGCGCCGCTCGCTGGAACCCCTGGCCGCCCGCAAGGCCGCGCTCGGTGCCTCGGAATCCGACCGCGGTGCCCTGCGCGCCCTGGCCCGCGACATCGAGCGGCTGGGGGAGAAAAGGGTCGACAAGCGCGGGCTGATGCAATACGACCTCAGCGTCCACCGGCTGATCTACCGGGCAGCGGGAAACCCCCACCTCGAGGAGACGCTGATCCGCCTGGACAATCTGGCCACGCGCATCTGGTGCCTGGTGCTGGACAAGGTCCCGTCCGTCGCCGGGCACATCGAGGAACACGTCGACCTCCTCGAGGCCATTGTTGCCGGCGAAGCCGACAAGGCAGAGGCCATGGCGCTGGCGCACATCACCAGCTTCGAGCAGACGATCCGCGCGGTGCTCTAG
- the glyA gene encoding serine hydroxymethyltransferase has protein sequence MTATNATLVETSLTQSIATLDPEIAERIDAELARQQRGLEMIASENHTALAVMQAQGSVLTNKYAEGYPGKRYYGGCEEVDVVETLALERVKALFGAEFANVQPHSGAQANASVMHALIRPGDTIMGLNLAHGGHLTHGMKINFSGRLYNIVPYGVEEDTLVVDIDKVEALALEHKPKMIVAGWSAYPRQLDFERFREIADKVGAYLFVDMAHFAGLVAAGLHPSPVPHAHVVSSTTHKTLAGPRGGIILTNDADIAKKINSAVFPGQQGGPLEHVIAGKAVAFKIAATQEFRERQERTLAGAKILAERLTAPDVAAAGISVLTGGTDVHLVLVDLRNSQLDGQQGEDLLAKVEITVNRNAVPFDPRPPMVTSGLRIGTPALATRGFSEAAFVEVADIIAETLIAGTQENNEATLADLLDRVHALANAHPLYPNLAPIGA, from the coding sequence ATGACCGCCACTAACGCCACGCTTGTTGAGACATCGCTGACGCAAAGCATTGCCACCCTGGATCCGGAGATCGCGGAGCGGATCGACGCGGAGCTGGCGCGCCAGCAGCGTGGCCTGGAGATGATTGCCTCGGAGAACCACACGGCCCTGGCCGTGATGCAGGCGCAGGGCTCGGTGCTGACGAACAAGTACGCCGAGGGCTACCCGGGCAAGCGCTACTACGGCGGCTGCGAGGAGGTCGACGTGGTGGAGACCCTGGCCCTGGAGCGCGTCAAGGCGCTCTTCGGGGCTGAGTTCGCGAACGTGCAGCCGCACTCCGGCGCGCAGGCCAACGCCTCGGTGATGCACGCGCTGATCCGCCCGGGCGACACCATCATGGGGTTGAACCTGGCCCATGGCGGGCACCTGACCCACGGCATGAAGATCAACTTCTCCGGCCGCCTCTACAACATCGTCCCGTACGGCGTCGAGGAGGACACCTTGGTGGTGGACATAGACAAGGTCGAGGCCCTGGCCCTGGAGCATAAGCCGAAGATGATCGTCGCCGGCTGGTCCGCCTACCCGCGGCAGCTGGACTTCGAGCGGTTCCGGGAGATCGCGGACAAGGTCGGTGCGTACCTGTTCGTGGACATGGCGCACTTCGCCGGCCTGGTGGCCGCCGGGCTGCACCCTTCCCCGGTGCCGCACGCCCATGTGGTGTCCTCCACCACGCACAAGACCCTGGCCGGTCCGCGCGGCGGGATCATCCTGACCAACGATGCGGACATCGCCAAGAAGATCAATTCGGCGGTGTTCCCGGGCCAGCAGGGCGGGCCGCTGGAGCACGTGATCGCGGGCAAGGCGGTGGCGTTCAAGATCGCCGCGACGCAGGAGTTCCGCGAACGCCAGGAACGCACCCTGGCCGGTGCGAAGATCCTGGCCGAGCGCCTCACCGCACCGGATGTCGCGGCGGCGGGCATTTCCGTGCTCACCGGCGGCACCGACGTGCACCTGGTCCTGGTGGACCTGCGGAACTCCCAGCTGGACGGGCAGCAGGGCGAGGACCTGTTGGCGAAGGTGGAGATCACGGTGAACCGCAACGCGGTCCCGTTTGACCCGCGTCCGCCGATGGTGACCAGCGGTTTGCGCATCGGCACCCCGGCGCTGGCCACCCGCGGCTTCTCCGAGGCCGCCTTCGTGGAGGTCGCGGACATCATCGCCGAGACCCTCATCGCCGGCACCCAGGAGAACAACGAGGCAACGCTCGCGGACCTGTTGGACCGCGTGCACGCCCTGGCCAACGCCCACCCGCTGTACCCGAACCTCGCCCCGATTGGAGCATAA
- a CDS encoding creatininase: MASVFLEDLDAETYAAVVAREGSTVIIPTGATEQHGPHMPLGVDAMLSKAIAGVVAEKTGAVVAPVFAYGYKSQPRSGGGNHRVGTTSLGAAALTGMVDDVVSSFLAQGFNHVVVLNGHFENYQFIYEGLDNAVARARKHGTGSRALLLSYWDFVDETTLEKVFPDGFLGWDIEHGGVLETSLMLLLHPEKVDMSRVVDHPPAKLTPYDIFPEDPARTPDSGCLSSAKGASAERGQLLLDAVVTQIADALKGELLLGDIALEVS, encoded by the coding sequence ATGGCCTCAGTATTTCTTGAAGACCTTGACGCAGAAACCTACGCCGCCGTTGTGGCCCGGGAAGGATCGACCGTAATCATCCCCACCGGTGCCACGGAGCAACATGGCCCTCACATGCCGTTGGGCGTGGACGCCATGCTGTCGAAGGCAATTGCCGGGGTGGTCGCCGAAAAGACCGGCGCAGTGGTTGCCCCGGTATTCGCATACGGCTACAAATCCCAGCCGCGTTCGGGCGGTGGCAACCACCGGGTAGGTACCACCAGCCTCGGTGCCGCAGCATTGACCGGAATGGTGGATGATGTGGTTTCCTCGTTCCTGGCCCAAGGTTTCAATCATGTGGTCGTCCTTAATGGCCACTTCGAGAACTACCAGTTCATCTACGAGGGTCTGGACAACGCGGTTGCCCGCGCCCGCAAACATGGCACCGGATCGCGGGCATTGTTGCTTTCCTACTGGGACTTCGTGGACGAAACCACCTTGGAGAAGGTCTTCCCTGATGGCTTCCTCGGCTGGGACATCGAACACGGCGGGGTGCTGGAAACCTCCCTGATGCTCTTGCTTCACCCGGAAAAGGTGGATATGTCCCGCGTTGTGGACCACCCGCCGGCCAAACTTACCCCCTACGACATCTTCCCCGAGGACCCGGCGCGAACCCCGGACAGCGGCTGCCTTTCCAGCGCCAAGGGCGCGAGTGCCGAGCGTGGGCAACTCTTGCTCGATGCGGTTGTCACGCAGATTGCAGACGCCCTCAAGGGCGAACTGTTGCTCGGGGACATTGCCCTGGAGGTGTCATAA